In the Aneurinibacillus soli genome, one interval contains:
- a CDS encoding cytochrome C assembly family protein — protein MLHESLIYDAIIYIYACSILLYFADFINRSRKVNRTAFWLLAVVWALQSVFFGISMMEKEYFPVLTLFETLFFYSWILVTMSLVINYFFRIDLLVFFTNVIGFSVLAINFFANQNASPMVAERLTSELLFIHVSIAFVSYGAFSLSFIFSLMYLVEDRMLKQKMWNKWLHRLPGLGLLDLYSYRLNMAGVPLLLLAIILGTIWAHLKVPGDFWIDPKVLMSVGVLIAYSLYLYQRVTYGWAGRKLALWNAGTFMLVLVNYLISGSVSSFHQWL, from the coding sequence TTGCTTCATGAAAGCTTGATTTACGACGCCATCATTTACATTTATGCTTGCAGCATTTTGCTGTATTTTGCGGATTTTATAAATCGCAGCCGGAAGGTGAACCGTACAGCCTTCTGGCTTCTTGCTGTTGTTTGGGCGCTGCAAAGCGTCTTTTTTGGTATCAGTATGATGGAGAAAGAATACTTTCCTGTATTGACGTTGTTTGAGACGCTCTTTTTCTATTCATGGATTCTTGTCACGATGTCGCTTGTGATTAACTATTTTTTTAGAATTGACCTACTTGTTTTTTTTACCAATGTAATTGGATTTTCGGTGCTGGCGATTAACTTTTTTGCGAATCAGAATGCATCGCCGATGGTAGCTGAACGGTTAACCTCGGAGTTGTTGTTTATTCATGTTAGCATCGCATTTGTAAGCTATGGAGCGTTCTCGCTCTCGTTTATTTTTTCGCTTATGTATCTGGTAGAAGACCGGATGCTCAAGCAGAAGATGTGGAACAAGTGGCTGCACAGGCTTCCTGGACTGGGCTTGCTTGATTTGTATTCGTATCGACTGAACATGGCCGGTGTTCCGCTTCTTTTGCTCGCAATTATTCTGGGCACGATTTGGGCACACCTTAAAGTGCCGGGAGATTTTTGGATTGACCCGAAAGTGTTAATGTCTGTCGGCGTGCTGATTGCCTACTCGCTGTATTTGTACCAGAGAGTCACATACGGCTGGGCAGGACGTAAGCTGGCACTATGGAATGCAGGAACGTTTATGCTTGTTCTCGTAAATTATCTGATTTCTGGTTCTGTATCTTCATTTCATCAGTGGCTTTAG
- the hemC gene encoding hydroxymethylbilane synthase — protein MRKIIVGSRQSALALTQTNWVIEQLKSFGLPFEFEIKKIVTKGDKILDVTLSKVGGKGLFVKEIEQALLDGEIDLAVHSMKDMPAELPEGLMVGCVPKRVDARDVLISEDGKTLAELPDGSIVGTSSLRRAAQLKAQRPDLVIKPIRGNIDTRIRKLKEEDFSAIILAAAGLERMQWNGEITEFLPIEQSLPAVGQGALGIECRENDVDVRNLLARLHDEATGKATEAERAFLRTIEGSCQVPVAAYATMEGNRITLTGLVADSEGAIVLKETMSGESPEEIGHMLAARLKEQGAADILARVQQANES, from the coding sequence ATGAGAAAAATTATTGTAGGTTCTCGTCAGAGCGCACTTGCGCTTACGCAGACAAACTGGGTGATTGAACAATTGAAAAGTTTTGGACTCCCATTTGAATTTGAGATCAAGAAGATTGTCACCAAAGGAGATAAAATTCTGGATGTAACGCTGTCGAAAGTCGGCGGTAAAGGATTGTTTGTCAAAGAAATTGAACAAGCCCTCTTAGACGGGGAAATTGATCTGGCGGTGCACAGCATGAAAGATATGCCGGCAGAGCTACCGGAAGGGCTTATGGTCGGCTGCGTACCGAAGCGTGTCGATGCACGGGATGTATTGATTAGTGAAGATGGGAAGACACTTGCCGAACTACCAGATGGCTCGATTGTAGGGACAAGTAGTTTGCGTCGTGCTGCTCAGTTAAAAGCACAGCGTCCGGACCTTGTTATTAAACCGATTCGCGGCAACATCGATACACGTATACGCAAACTAAAAGAGGAAGATTTCTCTGCGATCATTCTGGCTGCAGCAGGGCTTGAACGCATGCAGTGGAACGGGGAAATCACGGAGTTTCTGCCGATTGAACAAAGTCTCCCAGCTGTTGGGCAGGGTGCGCTTGGGATTGAATGTCGGGAGAATGATGTGGACGTTCGCAACTTGCTAGCACGCTTGCACGATGAAGCAACAGGCAAAGCGACTGAGGCAGAGCGAGCTTTTCTGAGAACGATTGAAGGAAGCTGTCAGGTACCGGTTGCAGCATATGCAACGATGGAAGGTAATCGTATCACATTGACTGGCCTTGTAGCAGATTCGGAAGGTGCAATCGTTCTGAAAGAAACAATGAGTGGCGAGAGTCCAGAAGAGATCGGACATATGCTTGCTGCTCGTCTAAAAGAGCAAGGGGCTGCGGATATTTTAGCGCGTGTACAGCAGGCGAATGAATCATGA
- a CDS encoding uroporphyrinogen-III synthase, with translation MKPGYPLAGRRIVVTRAANQAHDFSTRIEKLGGTAIACPVIRTVSPTDSRLIDEALQKLDSFDWLFFTSVNGVAFFFDKQEKLGLTHIPLPPRIAAVGSKTAAALEARGIPVYHMPDTFTAEHLVASLAGVIHQGDKVLLARARIGRAVLPEGLVRLGAEVTDAAVYDTVKAKENITELVRLLHAGQIDMITFTSPSTVRNLLSELDESARKALDCVKLAVIGPVTAKAVQEAGLMAHVMPVEYSIDGLLDAIIHYTGWNS, from the coding sequence ATGAAACCGGGCTACCCGCTAGCAGGACGGCGCATCGTTGTCACGCGTGCGGCGAATCAGGCGCATGATTTCAGTACGCGAATTGAGAAGCTTGGCGGTACAGCGATTGCCTGTCCGGTGATTCGTACCGTATCGCCGACTGATTCTCGCCTGATTGATGAAGCCTTACAGAAGCTTGACTCCTTTGACTGGCTATTTTTTACCAGTGTAAACGGGGTCGCTTTTTTCTTTGATAAGCAGGAGAAGCTTGGACTGACACATATTCCCCTTCCGCCACGTATTGCGGCAGTCGGATCGAAAACAGCTGCGGCACTTGAGGCGCGAGGGATTCCTGTCTATCATATGCCGGATACATTCACGGCGGAGCATCTCGTTGCTTCGCTTGCCGGTGTGATTCATCAGGGGGATAAGGTGCTATTGGCCCGGGCTCGTATTGGCCGCGCCGTGCTGCCGGAAGGGCTTGTAAGGCTCGGGGCGGAAGTGACAGACGCAGCCGTGTATGATACGGTAAAGGCGAAGGAAAATATAACCGAACTTGTTCGGCTACTGCATGCCGGGCAAATCGATATGATTACATTCACAAGTCCGTCTACGGTGCGAAATTTGTTGTCCGAACTTGACGAATCGGCGCGTAAGGCACTGGATTGTGTGAAGCTCGCCGTCATCGGACCGGTGACAGCAAAAGCGGTGCAAGAGGCCGGGCTTATGGCCCATGTTATGCCGGTTGAATACAGCATCGACGGGCTGCTGGATGCAATCATCCACTATACCGGATGGAACTCATAA
- the hemB gene encoding porphobilinogen synthase has product MSAYFQRHRRLRTTAAMRNLVRETYLHTNDLIYPIFTVEGENVKHEISSMPGVFHYSLDRLEEEIQEVVELGIQSVILFGVPNEKDACGREAYAENGIVQQATRKVKQWAPQLVTMADTCLCQYTDHGHCGMIHDEYVDNDSSLELLVKTAVSQAQAGADVIAPSNMMDGFVAAIRQGLDDAGFINVPVMSYAVKYASQFYGPFRDAAHSTPQFGDRKTYQMDPANRLEAMREAASDVAEGADMLMVKPALAYMDIIREVKDNFDLPVAAYNVSGEYAMIKAAAQRGWVDEKGITLEMLTGLKRAGADMILTYSAKDAARWLKEQN; this is encoded by the coding sequence ATGTCTGCTTATTTTCAACGTCACCGCCGCCTGCGCACAACAGCGGCGATGCGCAATCTTGTACGCGAAACGTATCTTCATACGAACGATTTGATTTATCCGATCTTCACGGTAGAAGGCGAGAACGTAAAGCATGAAATCTCATCAATGCCAGGTGTGTTCCATTATTCACTTGATCGTCTGGAAGAAGAAATTCAGGAAGTAGTTGAGCTGGGCATTCAATCGGTTATTCTGTTCGGAGTTCCGAATGAGAAAGATGCATGTGGCCGAGAGGCGTATGCAGAGAACGGGATTGTGCAGCAAGCGACGCGTAAAGTAAAGCAGTGGGCACCGCAGCTTGTCACAATGGCCGATACATGTCTGTGTCAGTATACAGATCACGGCCACTGCGGGATGATTCACGATGAATATGTCGATAATGATTCTTCACTTGAATTGCTTGTGAAGACTGCTGTCTCCCAGGCACAAGCGGGCGCAGATGTAATCGCGCCATCGAATATGATGGATGGGTTTGTTGCAGCGATTCGCCAGGGTCTTGATGACGCCGGATTCATCAATGTGCCAGTTATGTCATACGCAGTAAAATACGCGTCTCAGTTTTACGGTCCATTCCGTGATGCGGCGCACTCGACTCCACAATTTGGCGACCGCAAAACGTATCAGATGGACCCGGCCAATCGATTGGAAGCAATGCGCGAAGCAGCATCTGACGTGGCAGAAGGCGCTGACATGCTGATGGTCAAACCGGCGCTTGCTTATATGGACATCATCCGTGAAGTGAAGGATAACTTTGATCTTCCGGTAGCAGCGTACAACGTGAGCGGGGAATACGCGATGATCAAAGCGGCTGCACAGCGCGGCTGGGTGGATGAGAAAGGGATTACGCTTGAGATGCTGACCGGTCTAAAACGTGCGGGTGCAGATATGATTCTCACGTATTCTGCGAAAGATGCGGCACGCTGGCTGAAAGAACAGAACTAG
- the hemL gene encoding glutamate-1-semialdehyde 2,1-aminomutase: MHKGYETSVASFAEAKKYMPGGVNSPVRAFKSVGMNPVYMERGMGSKIYDVDGNEYIDYVGSWGPLILGHCHPVVQQALQKTLEYGVSFGAPTVLETDMAKLVCDIVPSVEVVRMVNSGTEATMSALRLARGYTGRDKIMKFEGCYHGHGDSLLIKAGSGVATLGLPDSPGVPSSVATHTITVPYNDLASAKLVFEKFGHELAAVIVEPVAGNMGIVPPVPGFHEGLRELTTEYGALLIFDEVMTGFRVHRGCAQSRFGITPDLTTMGKVIGGGLPVGAYGGKEEIMRQIAPDGPVYQAGTLSGNPLAMAAGFATLTELGKPGVYERLEDIGARLEEGFAANAKEAGIPVQLNRVGSMLGVFFAEQPVVNYETAKASNMDRFAKYFRLMMDQGISLPPSQFEGMFLSTAHTDEDIERTIEANYNALKQL; the protein is encoded by the coding sequence ATGCATAAAGGATATGAAACATCAGTAGCAAGCTTTGCTGAAGCGAAGAAGTATATGCCAGGTGGTGTAAACAGCCCGGTCCGTGCTTTTAAATCAGTTGGAATGAATCCAGTCTATATGGAGCGCGGCATGGGCTCCAAAATTTACGATGTGGACGGGAATGAATACATAGACTATGTTGGTTCCTGGGGACCGCTTATTCTTGGGCACTGTCACCCGGTTGTGCAGCAGGCATTGCAGAAAACACTCGAATATGGCGTAAGCTTCGGCGCACCAACTGTGCTGGAGACGGATATGGCCAAGCTCGTATGTGATATCGTGCCATCTGTAGAAGTTGTCCGTATGGTAAACTCCGGAACAGAAGCGACGATGAGTGCCCTGCGTCTGGCACGCGGCTATACAGGACGCGATAAAATTATGAAATTTGAAGGTTGCTATCACGGTCACGGCGACAGTCTCCTGATTAAAGCGGGTTCTGGTGTTGCTACGCTTGGTTTGCCGGACAGCCCGGGTGTACCGTCATCCGTAGCAACGCATACGATCACTGTACCGTATAATGATCTGGCAAGTGCTAAGCTGGTATTTGAGAAGTTCGGCCATGAACTGGCGGCTGTAATTGTTGAGCCGGTTGCGGGCAATATGGGGATCGTTCCGCCGGTTCCGGGCTTCCATGAAGGCTTGCGTGAGCTAACTACTGAATACGGTGCGCTTCTGATTTTTGATGAAGTTATGACGGGCTTCCGTGTTCATCGTGGTTGTGCACAGTCACGTTTTGGCATTACACCGGATTTGACGACGATGGGTAAAGTGATCGGCGGCGGACTTCCGGTTGGCGCATATGGTGGCAAGGAAGAAATCATGCGCCAGATCGCACCGGATGGCCCAGTTTATCAGGCTGGTACACTGTCCGGTAATCCATTGGCGATGGCTGCTGGATTTGCGACGCTGACTGAGCTTGGCAAGCCAGGTGTGTACGAGCGACTTGAAGACATCGGTGCTCGTCTTGAAGAAGGATTTGCGGCGAATGCGAAAGAGGCGGGTATTCCAGTGCAATTGAACCGTGTGGGTTCTATGCTCGGTGTGTTCTTTGCAGAGCAGCCAGTCGTGAACTATGAAACAGCGAAAGCATCTAATATGGATCGGTTCGCAAAATACTTCCGTCTGATGATGGATCAAGGCATTTCTTTGCCGCCATCTCAGTTTGAAGGGATGTTCCTCTCAACTGCTCATACAGACGAAGATATTGAACGGACAATTGAAGCGAACTACAATGCACTCAAACAGCTGTAA
- a CDS encoding Cj0069 family protein encodes MKKHVVFFEVVGGTDKGPDGHRADTMPMVKSLEARGWTAEVIFYSDEKKDEIFEQVAKSADAYVSRINPGNLKSEAIYFQMLRDLCEHGVKGMPHPEAMIGYGAKDALVKLRETALVPEDTYAYYDIDSFKENFPKVLKNGERVLKQNRGSTGEGIWRVQLISEIGDASEVPLTATVRCTEAKDNHVEEHDLEAFMTFCEQYIVGENGMLVDMPFLPRIKEGEIRLLMLNKTPVNVVHKKPADSADAFSATLFSGAQYRYDEPEDWADLVHSFMSTLPMITERLGGYDLPLIWTADFILDTDENGNDTYILGEMNCSCVGFTSQLSLSENVADEIISILTQTETVEQ; translated from the coding sequence ATGAAGAAACATGTTGTCTTTTTCGAAGTCGTAGGAGGAACGGATAAAGGACCGGATGGACACCGTGCCGATACAATGCCAATGGTCAAATCGCTTGAGGCGCGTGGCTGGACTGCTGAAGTGATTTTTTATTCCGATGAGAAGAAAGATGAGATTTTCGAACAGGTAGCCAAGTCAGCGGATGCGTATGTAAGCCGCATTAATCCGGGAAATTTAAAGAGCGAAGCTATTTATTTCCAGATGCTACGCGACCTGTGTGAGCATGGTGTGAAAGGCATGCCACATCCGGAAGCGATGATTGGATATGGTGCCAAGGATGCGCTTGTCAAACTGCGCGAAACAGCGCTCGTACCGGAAGATACGTATGCCTACTATGACATTGACTCCTTCAAGGAGAATTTCCCGAAGGTGCTTAAGAATGGCGAGCGTGTTCTCAAGCAGAATCGGGGATCGACCGGGGAAGGAATCTGGCGAGTGCAGTTGATCAGTGAGATTGGTGATGCTTCTGAAGTGCCGCTCACAGCAACCGTTCGCTGCACAGAAGCAAAAGACAACCATGTGGAAGAGCACGATCTCGAAGCGTTCATGACGTTCTGCGAGCAGTATATTGTAGGGGAGAATGGCATGCTGGTAGATATGCCATTCCTACCGCGTATTAAAGAAGGCGAGATTCGTCTGCTCATGCTCAATAAGACTCCGGTTAACGTCGTGCATAAGAAGCCGGCGGATAGTGCAGATGCTTTCTCAGCGACACTTTTCTCTGGAGCGCAGTATCGCTACGATGAGCCGGAAGATTGGGCGGATCTGGTTCATTCGTTTATGTCGACGCTACCGATGATTACGGAGCGTCTGGGCGGATATGACCTGCCGTTGATCTGGACAGCCGATTTTATTCTGGATACAGACGAGAATGGTAACGATACGTATATTCTTGGTGAGATGAACTGTTCCTGCGTAGGCTTCACATCGCAGCTTTCGCTGAGTGAGAATGTAGCAGATGAGATCATTAGCATTCTGACGCAGACGGAAACAGTAGAACAATAA
- a CDS encoding LysM peptidoglycan-binding domain-containing protein — MQNNRKAVLAFPVQHSIFIPQDQNEIEQIDEIELTPNIHIEEVVDEVIVSGYLKLEGTYTGRPPKFPDIPENENGVPLTGYVDSVVFNPFAMDPDDFPSESETTPFEQKIPVHIRIARDKISAMDDLYAAISAFDYDIQSARKLTITAELVLNGIQQTSVRQPEMETHVIPTSFEYTLPMQETEEEGLQEQAEEQEPEAKQEIVPELISFTPEPAPEPVSELIPEIIIKPKPDRTEAAAEVPPELVEEVSRKQTDAPSLQKDVTTVQAVQKEESDPDPNPQIELVSAEIIQPPVQEEEQEPEVKQEIVPEPISFTPEPASEIIVKSEPDRAEVAAEVPPELVKEVSRKQTDAPALQDDITDVKEEGELVREEKEMLTESAPELKVERKPELKPKLELKAERDPEPELEPEANRDLEMKLGSELEGDRDPESDEEPEDAKVSITLKGTRRDPVTVTTGLLSSVAATAEAEKRAEEVQAEENRISQQEREARAEEEKAARALREDALYLTNFMNKTEETFARLKMCIAQKDETLEEIADRYNITAAEVAEANGLHTNSTVARGQVLYIPVRG; from the coding sequence ATGCAGAACAATCGTAAAGCCGTTCTGGCATTTCCGGTGCAGCATTCGATCTTTATTCCCCAGGATCAGAATGAAATCGAACAGATCGATGAAATAGAATTAACACCGAACATTCACATTGAAGAAGTAGTGGATGAAGTCATTGTCTCTGGATATTTGAAGCTCGAAGGCACGTACACCGGGCGTCCACCTAAGTTCCCTGATATTCCTGAAAATGAAAACGGCGTTCCACTGACAGGATACGTCGATTCTGTTGTGTTTAATCCATTTGCTATGGATCCGGATGATTTCCCATCAGAAAGCGAAACAACCCCATTTGAACAAAAAATTCCAGTTCATATTCGGATTGCTCGCGATAAGATCAGCGCAATGGACGACTTGTATGCGGCGATCTCAGCATTTGATTATGATATTCAATCCGCAAGAAAATTGACCATTACAGCTGAGCTTGTCCTCAATGGAATTCAACAAACGTCGGTCCGGCAGCCTGAAATGGAGACTCATGTGATACCGACATCGTTTGAGTATACCCTTCCGATGCAGGAGACGGAAGAGGAGGGACTTCAGGAACAGGCAGAAGAACAAGAACCGGAAGCGAAGCAGGAAATAGTACCAGAGCTGATTTCATTTACGCCAGAACCAGCACCTGAACCAGTCTCAGAACTAATACCTGAAATCATAATAAAGCCGAAACCTGACAGGACAGAAGCGGCTGCGGAAGTACCACCTGAATTAGTGGAAGAAGTCAGTCGAAAACAGACGGATGCGCCATCCTTGCAAAAGGATGTAACGACCGTGCAGGCAGTTCAGAAAGAGGAGTCCGATCCAGACCCGAATCCGCAGATTGAACTCGTTTCGGCAGAGATCATACAGCCTCCCGTACAGGAAGAAGAACAAGAACCGGAAGTGAAGCAGGAAATAGTACCAGAGCCGATTTCATTTACGCCAGAACCAGCATCTGAAATCATAGTAAAGTCGGAACCGGACAGGGCAGAAGTGGCTGCGGAAGTACCGCCTGAGTTAGTGAAAGAAGTCAGTAGAAAGCAGACGGATGCCCCAGCCTTGCAAGACGATATAACAGATGTGAAAGAAGAGGGAGAACTGGTACGCGAAGAAAAAGAGATGCTGACAGAATCAGCGCCAGAGCTAAAAGTAGAGAGAAAACCGGAGCTGAAGCCAAAGCTGGAGCTAAAAGCGGAGCGGGACCCAGAGCCGGAGTTAGAACCAGAAGCGAACCGGGACCTAGAGATGAAGCTAGGATCGGAACTAGAAGGAGATCGGGACCCGGAAAGTGATGAGGAGCCAGAGGATGCAAAAGTATCCATTACGCTCAAAGGAACAAGGCGGGACCCGGTAACAGTGACAACCGGACTTTTATCATCGGTTGCAGCAACTGCGGAAGCGGAAAAACGCGCTGAGGAAGTACAGGCGGAAGAGAATAGGATTAGCCAGCAAGAGAGAGAGGCCCGGGCAGAAGAAGAAAAAGCGGCACGTGCGTTGCGAGAAGATGCCCTGTATTTAACGAATTTCATGAACAAGACGGAGGAGACATTTGCTCGCCTGAAGATGTGCATTGCACAGAAGGACGAAACGCTTGAAGAAATTGCTGATCGTTACAACATTACTGCGGCAGAAGTAGCGGAAGCGAATGGTTTGCATACGAATTCTACTGTAGCCAGAGGGCAAGTGTTGTATATTCCTGTGAGAGGATAG
- a CDS encoding phosphotransferase, whose product MEWVRHILYEYDLTLLDVEAKGNHVWKVQTNRGMFRLSRQTESEEQLVFAGGWLRRLRQSGIRRVIPYGITKYGESVVSVADGRYVLQPWIQPVCSVRDVPGWERQVMRQLGQIHQVSAAAAQEASTPGLAPSVVRKRWLDGMNAVRELAHQYVRHQKGGAFGLLVCESESYVMSMVERAIERLERAISDMSADGEIPHVLCHGRLRSGYVLATGQNRRQLYLTGFERAGYDGAVRDLTVCVRHCGEDAGWNVRLGRRWLGAYEAERQLSETERQLLSCYLLYPEPMMRVAKNCLETAEVDQSETARWAHIWRRQLTRLFDMQQFAFEIIEK is encoded by the coding sequence ATGGAATGGGTCCGTCATATTTTATACGAATATGATCTTACGCTGCTTGACGTAGAAGCGAAAGGAAATCATGTTTGGAAGGTTCAAACGAACCGGGGAATGTTTCGATTGAGTCGACAGACGGAATCGGAGGAGCAGCTTGTCTTTGCGGGCGGCTGGTTACGACGGTTGCGGCAGTCAGGCATTCGAAGGGTCATTCCGTATGGGATAACCAAGTATGGAGAATCCGTCGTTTCGGTAGCAGATGGCCGGTATGTTTTGCAGCCCTGGATACAGCCGGTCTGCTCTGTGCGGGATGTGCCTGGCTGGGAGCGGCAGGTGATGCGCCAGCTTGGACAGATTCATCAGGTTAGTGCGGCTGCCGCCCAGGAAGCGAGCACGCCCGGGCTGGCACCATCCGTGGTTCGAAAGCGATGGCTGGATGGAATGAATGCTGTGCGAGAACTGGCTCACCAGTATGTCCGTCATCAGAAGGGTGGAGCATTCGGCTTACTTGTATGCGAAAGTGAGTCGTATGTGATGTCCATGGTGGAACGAGCGATTGAGCGGCTTGAGCGTGCGATATCCGATATGTCAGCGGACGGAGAAATTCCCCATGTTCTTTGCCATGGACGACTGCGTTCTGGCTATGTCCTGGCGACCGGACAAAATAGGCGGCAGTTGTACCTCACAGGATTTGAGCGGGCGGGGTATGATGGAGCTGTACGTGATCTGACAGTTTGTGTGCGGCACTGTGGAGAAGATGCGGGCTGGAATGTTCGACTTGGCCGTCGCTGGTTGGGTGCGTATGAAGCGGAACGACAGCTGTCAGAAACGGAACGACAGCTTCTTTCCTGTTATCTGCTGTATCCGGAACCGATGATGAGAGTGGCGAAAAACTGCCTGGAGACAGCGGAAGTGGACCAATCTGAAACGGCGAGATGGGCGCATATATGGCGCAGGCAGCTTACGCGTTTGTTTGATATGCAGCAGTTTGCATTTGAGATTATTGAGAAATAG